In Trichlorobacter lovleyi, the DNA window CCTCATCCAGTTTCATCCCCTCTTTGCGCTTCATCTCGGCAAAATCAATCAGGATGATCGAGTTTCGCACAATGATCCCGGCCAGGGCGATAAAGCCGATCATTGAGGTGGCGGTGAAGAAGGCACCAAACAGGGCATGACCCGGCAGGATGCCGATCAGGGTCAACGGAATCGGTGCCATGATCACGATTGGGGTGGTGAAATCCTTGAACCAGGCCACCACCAGAATGTAGATCAACACCATGACTGCGGCAAAGGCGATCCCCAGATCACGGAAGACCTCGTAGGTGATATGCCACTCACCGTCCCACTTCATCCCCATCTTTTCTTCCGACCAGGGCTGACGGGATGCCAGAATTTCGATCTTTGAACCATCGGGCGTGGGTAAGGCCGCGATCTGCTTCTGCATCTTCAGGATAGCATAGACCGGTGCCTCAATCACACCTGCTACGTCGCCGATCACATAGACGACATTCTTGAGATTTTTCCGGTAGAGGGTCTTTTCTTCACTCCCCTGGCTCGGCTTGACCAGTTGTGAGAGCGGCACACTCCCTTTAGGACCGGGCAGATAGATGGCGGACAGGGCTGCTAAAGAACTGCGTTGCGACTCAGCCAGACGCAGATTGATGGTCACCGCTTCCTTTTCTTTGGGCAGATGCAGAATCCCCACATCCATACCGGCCAGGGCAACCCGCAACGCCTTGGCCACCTCATCCACAGAAATACCGGACAGGGCCGCCTTCTCACGATCCACCGCCAGGGTCAGCTTGGGCTGATCAGACTCGCGATACCAGTCTGCATCCACCACCCCTTTGGTCTTGGCAAAGATCCTTTTGATCTGCTCCGCAACCGATGCCCGGGCAGCGTCATTGGGTCCGTAGACCTCTGCCACCAGGGTGGAGAGTACCGGCGGGCCGGGCGGTATCTCGGCCACCTTGACCCGTGCCCCGTAGCGTTCTGCCACAGCGGTCAAAAGCGGCCTGATTTTTTTGGCAATCTCATGGGACTGGGCCTTGCGCTCGGTCTTGTGTTGCAGGTTGACCTGGATATCAGCCAGATTTGGGCCTTTACGCAGGAAGTAATGCCTGACCAGGCCGTTAAAGTTAAAGGGAGAACTGGTGCCCACATAGCTCTGGAAGTCGGTAACTTCCGGCACCGAGCGCAGGGCGTCCCCCATCTCCCGGGTCATCCGGGCGGTCTGTTCCAGCGGCGTCCCCTCCGGCGCATCAATGATCACCTGCAGTTCGTTCTTGTTATCAAACGGCAGCATCTTGACCGTAACCGCCTTGAAGTAGATCAGAGAGCAGGCCCCCAGCAGCAACAGCACCACCAGCACCAGAAAACCGTTACGCAGCTTGACGTCGTGCAGTAACCTGCCCATCCAGTGCCGGTAGAAGATGGTCAGCTTTGATTCCGCAAGGTCATCCTCGGACTCGTGGTGTCCCTTCATCAAACGATAGGCAAAATAGGGGGTGACGATAAAGGCGATGAACATGGAGAGCAGCATGGCCATGCTGGCTCCAACCGGGATCGGCCGCATGTAGGGCCCCATCAGACCACCGACAAATCCCATCGGCAGAATCGAGGCAATAACCGCAAAGGTTGCCAATACCGTGGGGTTACCGATCTCATCCACCGCCTTGATTGCTGCCTCCAACGGCTTCATGACCGTGGTGGTGAAGTAGCTATGAATGTTCTCCACCACCACAATCGCATCATCCACCAGAATGCCGATTGAGAAGATCAGGGCAAACAGGGTAATCCGGTTCAGGGTGTAGCCGATCAGGTAGAAGATCAGCATGGTCAGGGCCAGGGTAACCGGGATGGCGATTGCGGCTACTGCTCCCGCCCGCCAGCCCATGAACAGGGCGATCAGGATCGTGACTGAAATGGCGGCCAGGAACATATGAAACAGCAGCTCATTGTTCTTTTCACGGGCAGTCTCTCCGTAATTGCGGGTGACCGTTACCTGCACCTCGGACGGAATAACCTTACCTTTCAGAAACTCAACTTTTTTGACCAGATCATCGGCAACCCAGGTGGCGTTAGCCCCCTTACGCTTGGCGATTGATACCGTAACCGCAGGATAATCCTGTGCACGATTACCGGTCAGCCCTTTCTCGGCAGCTGCCGGTCCCATCCCCATAAAGACATAATCATCAGGCTCTTTGACCGTGTCTGAGATTTTTGCCACATCATCCAGATAGACCGGCTTGCCGCCATAGACCCCCACCACCAGCTGACGCAGCGACTCCTGATTATCCAGAAACGATCCGGTTTCCACCAGCATCTCTTTGTTGGCACCGCTGAAGGCCCCGGAAGGCAGGGCCTTGTTGCCGGCCTGCAGGGCACCGGCTACCTGTAGCGGGGACAGGCCGTAGCCTGCCAGACGGGAGGCATCAAGGATGACCCGCACCTGTCGTGTCAGGCCGCCTTTGATTTCGGCTTCAGAGACATTGGCACTCTTTTTCAGTTCGTCACAGACCTCGCGGGCCACTTTACGCAGCATGGTATGGTCATAGCGGTCCGACCAGAGCGTCAAAGCCAGAATCGGCACGTCGTCAATCGACTTGGCAACAACCTGCGGCTCTGTTGCGCCCAAGGGTAGTATGCCGCGGTTGCTCATGACCTTGTTGTACAGCTTGACCAGCGACTCCTCCATATTTTCGCCGACCTTGTAACGAACCGTGATCACCCCCATGCCGGGGCGACTCATGGAGTAGAGGTACTCCACACCGGAGATCTCCCAGAGGCGGCCCTCCAACGGCTTGACAACCCGTTCCTGTATCTCCTGGGGGGATGAGCCGGGCATCGGCAGATAGACATCCATCATCGGAACCGAAATCTGCGGTTCCTCTTCACGGGGGGTCATCTTGATGGCAAAAGCGCCCAGCAGTAGCGAAGCCGCTACAATCAACGGGGTAAGTTTTGAATCTATGAAGGCGCGGGCGATCTTCCCCGCAAATCCCAGCTTGAGCATGACCTGTCCCCTACTTGCCAAATCCTGCGGTTTGTACTGAATCCAGAATGCCATTTTTGAAGGTCAGGATATGGACCAGCCGGTTGGGACCCTCGTTGTAGGTCCATTCCTCCACGGAGACCAAAATAGTAGCACCCCTGTAGCCCGCTTCACTCTCGGTTCTGCTGCTTTTGTAGGTCGGGGGGTCGCATTTCATGGCCACAATTGAGAGGCGATCACCGGTGGAGACGATCTCACCGTTAGGACAGCGGAAGTTGTCCGCAGCAGCAACAGATGCCAGGCCAAGCACCAGCCCGACTACAAGCAGCGTCCTGCGTATCATTTGGCACCTCCTGTGACCGTTTGAAGGCGTGCACCATCCACGGCCTTTTCCATACCGGCAGTCACAATCCGGTCACCATCCGCCAGACCTGACAGGATCTCAATAGTATCCCCCACAATCCGGCCGGTCTTTACCAGACGCATCCGGATCACCTCATCAGCCCCGACTGACCAGACCGCCGTCAGTGCACCACGCTCGAAAACCGCTATACGTGGGATCCGAACCCCTTTGACCGAACTGCCCAGCGCGATACTGCCCCGTCCGAACATCCCGCTGCGCACCCCTTTTTGCGGTACAGCAACCTTGGCAATGTAGGTCCTGCTGGCCGGGTCACTGGTGGGTACCACCTCGGTGACCCGCGTTGAAAAACTGCTTCCGGTTGCGTCAATCAGCACCTGCACAGATGTACCTGCATGCACCGCACGCACCTGTGATTCAGGGATGGAAAGTTCAAGCTGGTAGCTGCCTTCATCATCAATGGTCATCAGCGGCTGCCCAGGAAAGACCGTCGTCCCCAGATCAGCCTGTTTTGCCACAATGACGCCTGAGATCGGCGCCACAATCTTGGTATAGTCAGCCATGGCACCTGCTGCCCGCGATGCCTCTTGGGTCTGGCGCAACCTGGCCTCTGCGCGGGCAACGGCCTGATGGGCCAATTCCCGTTCGGTCTGACGGGTATCGAACTCCTGCCGGGTCAGCGCCTGTTCGTCATACAGCTTTTTAAAGCGTCCAAAGGTGTTGTCGGCCAGTTTCTGCCTCGCCTGGGCCTCTTCCAGACCACGTTTTGCCTCGTCAATTGCGGCAACCGCGCCGGTGGCCTGGGCCAGATTCTCCTTGGAGTCAAGCTGTCCCAGCACCTGGCCTTTGCGCACCCGGTCCCCTTCCCGCACATGCAGTACGCTGACCGTGCCGGAAATACGGGCTGATACCAGCGCGCTGGTACGGGCGCGGACGGTACCCACCACATCCAGTGTCTCCGGCAGATCTGATACCTTCACTGCGGTTACGGTCAGCCCGCTGACAGCCGGTGGAGGTGCCTGCACCCCGTGCTTGGTGTCGGAACAGCCGCCCAGGACCAGGCCAACGGCAGTAAGCAATGAGAGAACAGCGCTATATGAACGATTCATTACTGAACCTCCTTCAGAAAGATACCTGCGGAGTGGTACAGCCGGCCGGTGGCAAGCATCAGATTGGCATCGCTTTCCACCAGGTTGGCTCTGGCCTGATTCAAGGCACTTTGGGCATCCAGCAGCTCAACCATGGTTGCCAGCGCATTGTCAAAGCGCTTTGCCAGCAGCCGGGTTGCCTCATCAGCCGCGGCCACAGCAGAGCTGGCCACTTCACGACGTTTTTCAGCCTCTAGCCTGCGCAGCCATGCCTCATGCACCTGATAGCTGACCCCTTTTCTGGCCTGCTCCAGTTGTTCAACAGCTGCAGCACGGGAGGCCTGGGCCTGTCCGTTGCCATGCCAGGTACGAAAACCGTCGAAGATATTCCAGCGCAGGGAGACCCCGATCATCCAGGCATCATGGTCTCTACCGAACGCGCTGTTCTTGTCATTCATCTGCCATGCTCCAACCGCCCCCACCGTTGGCAGAAACCCGGAACGTGCCTGCAGCAAGGCAGCATCTGCCTGTTCCTTTCCCCGCTCAGAGGCCTGCAGATCACGCCTTTCCTGCTGTGCCGTGCCAATCAGTCCGCTCAGTTCACCCATTGGACGCTTCAGCTGCACCGGCTCTGCGGCATCCAGTTCATCACCGGGCTGGCCACCGGTTGCCAGGGCCAGCTGCATCCTGGCCAGCGTAAGGTTATTTGCGGCACTGATATTGTGCTGTTCCATGGCCGCCAGCTGGGTTGCCGCCCGCAGTTCATCAGATTTAAGCCCAAGGCCAGCTGCAGTCCTGACCGCTGCCTGACGCCTGCTTTCCCGCGCCTCATCCAGGGCCTTTAGCGATGCCTGCAACTGGGCATGAGCCTTCTGGACCTCCAGATAAAGCTGGAATATCTGGAAGGCAACCTGCTGACGCGCCTGCTCTGACATCGCCTCCTGGCGTTCCGCCCCCCGCTGGGCCACCTTGTGTGCAGCCCAGGCGGCAGGCACCAGAATCGGCTGTTCCATCGACACGACGGTCCGGAAGTCGCTCACCGGCGCCGGGTTATTCAACTTGGCAGCATCAAAGTCCTGGTTGGTGAAACGGCCCTGATTCAGCTTCATCATAAAGGTACTGACCGGCAGATCTGAGCGAGACCAGGCTTCTTCTACGGTCACACTCGGCAGATAGTGCAATGAGGCGGCCGTTGCTCCGGACCTGACAGACTCTGCCTGAAAGCGGGCGGCCCGGGCCTCATTATTCCGCTCCAAACCCCTTGTTATCGCTTCACGCAGCGTTACACGCTGCACCTCAGCAGCCTGAGCCCCAGTCCCGACCAGCAGTAAAATCAGCCCCGATACGATGATCTGCTTTACCTGCATTGATTTCACCCCACAGCTTAATATATAAAAATCAATATATATTAAAAAGCAAAATGTCAAGTACCACAGCCTAAAAAAATGCACCGGTACCGGAACAGATCCGGACACCGGTGCATGAAGTTGTTACGATAGAGCTGAAAGGTTACTTGACGATTACAAACTCAGCGCGACGGTTTTTGGACCAGGCAGCCTCGTCACTTCCCTGAACAGCAGGCTTCTCTTTGCCGTAGCTGATGGTGCTGATACGGTCAGCCTTAACACCCAGGGTAATCAGATACTTGGCAACTGATTTGGCACGACGGTCACCCAGGGCAAGGTTGTACTCGTCAGAACCACGCTCGTCACAGTGACCTTCGATCTTGATCTTGGCATCCGCAACCTTCTTCAACAACGCCTCAGCGTTTTTGGAGAGGGTGTCACGGGCGTCCTGACGCAGGTCCGACTTGTCAAAGTCAAAGTAAACGGTCTCCAGGGCAACAGCCTCTGATGCCTTGGCAGCGGTTGCGGTTGCTTCTTCCTGCTTCGGCGCTTCCTGCTTCGGGGCCTCCGGCTTTGCTACCTCAACCGGCTTGACCGGCTCCTGCTGCTTGACGGTCTGCTCCTGCACAACCGGCTCGTCCTTCTTGACTACCTCTTCCTTGGCGCAACCTGCTGCCATCATTGCCACAACACCAAGGGCCACGACCATCCCTTTAAATCCGTTACGCATTGCTGCCTCCTTGTGACTTACGGTATTCAACGGCCTTGTGAGCCTGATAAAACAATGTATGCGTGGATTATACATCCCTTGAATCTTTTTGCAACCACCTGATTATTTTTTATTGCCCGCGCGGAGACCAGAT includes these proteins:
- a CDS encoding efflux RND transporter permease subunit, producing MLKLGFAGKIARAFIDSKLTPLIVAASLLLGAFAIKMTPREEEPQISVPMMDVYLPMPGSSPQEIQERVVKPLEGRLWEISGVEYLYSMSRPGMGVITVRYKVGENMEESLVKLYNKVMSNRGILPLGATEPQVVAKSIDDVPILALTLWSDRYDHTMLRKVAREVCDELKKSANVSEAEIKGGLTRQVRVILDASRLAGYGLSPLQVAGALQAGNKALPSGAFSGANKEMLVETGSFLDNQESLRQLVVGVYGGKPVYLDDVAKISDTVKEPDDYVFMGMGPAAAEKGLTGNRAQDYPAVTVSIAKRKGANATWVADDLVKKVEFLKGKVIPSEVQVTVTRNYGETAREKNNELLFHMFLAAISVTILIALFMGWRAGAVAAIAIPVTLALTMLIFYLIGYTLNRITLFALIFSIGILVDDAIVVVENIHSYFTTTVMKPLEAAIKAVDEIGNPTVLATFAVIASILPMGFVGGLMGPYMRPIPVGASMAMLLSMFIAFIVTPYFAYRLMKGHHESEDDLAESKLTIFYRHWMGRLLHDVKLRNGFLVLVVLLLLGACSLIYFKAVTVKMLPFDNKNELQVIIDAPEGTPLEQTARMTREMGDALRSVPEVTDFQSYVGTSSPFNFNGLVRHYFLRKGPNLADIQVNLQHKTERKAQSHEIAKKIRPLLTAVAERYGARVKVAEIPPGPPVLSTLVAEVYGPNDAARASVAEQIKRIFAKTKGVVDADWYRESDQPKLTLAVDREKAALSGISVDEVAKALRVALAGMDVGILHLPKEKEAVTINLRLAESQRSSLAALSAIYLPGPKGSVPLSQLVKPSQGSEEKTLYRKNLKNVVYVIGDVAGVIEAPVYAILKMQKQIAALPTPDGSKIEILASRQPWSEEKMGMKWDGEWHITYEVFRDLGIAFAAVMVLIYILVVAWFKDFTTPIVIMAPIPLTLIGILPGHALFGAFFTATSMIGFIALAGIIVRNSIILIDFAEMKRKEGMKLDEAIIEAGAVRFRPMLLTAAAVVVGSFVIVFDPIFQGLAIAMMCGEIASTTLSRVTIPILYYLVQGWKERHHIGQHDAAEETA
- a CDS encoding DUF2845 domain-containing protein; the encoded protein is MIRRTLLVVGLVLGLASVAAADNFRCPNGEIVSTGDRLSIVAMKCDPPTYKSSRTESEAGYRGATILVSVEEWTYNEGPNRLVHILTFKNGILDSVQTAGFGK
- a CDS encoding efflux RND transporter periplasmic adaptor subunit, translated to MNRSYSAVLSLLTAVGLVLGGCSDTKHGVQAPPPAVSGLTVTAVKVSDLPETLDVVGTVRARTSALVSARISGTVSVLHVREGDRVRKGQVLGQLDSKENLAQATGAVAAIDEAKRGLEEAQARQKLADNTFGRFKKLYDEQALTRQEFDTRQTERELAHQAVARAEARLRQTQEASRAAGAMADYTKIVAPISGVIVAKQADLGTTVFPGQPLMTIDDEGSYQLELSIPESQVRAVHAGTSVQVLIDATGSSFSTRVTEVVPTSDPASRTYIAKVAVPQKGVRSGMFGRGSIALGSSVKGVRIPRIAVFERGALTAVWSVGADEVIRMRLVKTGRIVGDTIEILSGLADGDRIVTAGMEKAVDGARLQTVTGGAK
- a CDS encoding TolC family protein; amino-acid sequence: MQVKQIIVSGLILLLVGTGAQAAEVQRVTLREAITRGLERNNEARAARFQAESVRSGATAASLHYLPSVTVEEAWSRSDLPVSTFMMKLNQGRFTNQDFDAAKLNNPAPVSDFRTVVSMEQPILVPAAWAAHKVAQRGAERQEAMSEQARQQVAFQIFQLYLEVQKAHAQLQASLKALDEARESRRQAAVRTAAGLGLKSDELRAATQLAAMEQHNISAANNLTLARMQLALATGGQPGDELDAAEPVQLKRPMGELSGLIGTAQQERRDLQASERGKEQADAALLQARSGFLPTVGAVGAWQMNDKNSAFGRDHDAWMIGVSLRWNIFDGFRTWHGNGQAQASRAAAVEQLEQARKGVSYQVHEAWLRRLEAEKRREVASSAVAAADEATRLLAKRFDNALATMVELLDAQSALNQARANLVESDANLMLATGRLYHSAGIFLKEVQ
- the pal gene encoding peptidoglycan-associated lipoprotein Pal, coding for MRNGFKGMVVALGVVAMMAAGCAKEEVVKKDEPVVQEQTVKQQEPVKPVEVAKPEAPKQEAPKQEEATATAAKASEAVALETVYFDFDKSDLRQDARDTLSKNAEALLKKVADAKIKIEGHCDERGSDEYNLALGDRRAKSVAKYLITLGVKADRISTISYGKEKPAVQGSDEAAWSKNRRAEFVIVK